In the Wyeomyia smithii strain HCP4-BCI-WySm-NY-G18 chromosome 2, ASM2978416v1, whole genome shotgun sequence genome, one interval contains:
- the LOC129724550 gene encoding stAR-related lipid transfer protein 7, mitochondrial isoform X1 has translation MKLFSKSLIVGKINRYLRKNVKDQSPNILRLWATQCEFVFAQKLRRSQQIFALYAKIWEERALRELLRRFRGQVQRHAKGFLLSSATLLAFDWDRERIEYEDIEDYFEDFNFLDRLQKETIYCPRCQRRKEIDCRVEGIRYCCCPKNVTGLMSKEKNEFTVWEPYIEQKSMITWRREVKPGLFAYKVYVEYPDITAEDFLHVQTDVEYRKKWDNTAVSLEIVDEDTAKGSNSHIIYWEMLWPKLFANRDYVYNRRFFVERSKKVIVIVNKSVQHPKCPLKPNNQRVDEYWSFMVIKPTISFTKPGVSFILTYFDNPGLSIPRYITTWVAKKQMPDFLHQLHKATINYAAAKKQNETRIVEFWDKHRDPGFEYPPDWLPGFSSEDYLDAQNKNDTSTTLQEANVNTNPVAIGMALSNKNRTDTAQPHTKAYTSNQVLNQQVVSLETSPVPGAAAITTTTAAPPSSVSPSTTQDDCGAQKTSWWSYLYSYLYFI, from the exons ATGAAGCTGTTCAGTAAATCGCTGATAGTGGGTAAAATCAATCgatatttacgaaaaaatgtgaaagATCAATCGCCCAACATTCTGCGACTGTGGGCCACCCAGTGTGAGTTCGTGTTCGCTCAGAAGTTGCGGAGAAGCCAACAGATCTTCGCTTTGTACGCCAAAATATGGGAAGAACGAGCCTTACGGGAATTGCTGCGCCGTTTCCGCGGACAG GTTCAGCGCCATGCAAAAGGTTTTTTGCTCTCATCAGCAACGTTGTTGGCCTTTGACTGGGATCGGGAACGGATCGAATATGAAGACATTGAGGACTACTTTGAAGATTTCAATTTCCTTGATCGGCTGCAGAAGGAAACGATCTATTGTCCACGTTGTCAGCGACGGAAAGAAATTGATTGCCGGGTTGAGGGAATCCGTTATTGTTGCTGTCCTAAAAATGTTACTGGTTTGATGTCGAAGGAGAAAAACGAATTTACTGTCTGGGAACCATACATCGAACAGAAGAGTATGATCACTTGGCGCCGGGAGGTGAAACCCGGTTTGTTTGCATATAAAG TTTATGTGGAGTATCCAGACATTACGGCAGAAGACTTTCTACACGTTCAAACTGATGTTGAGTATAGGAAAAAATGGGATAATACAGCAGTCAGCTTGGAAATTGTAGACGAAGACACAGCCAAGGGCTCGAACAGTCACATAATCTATTGGGAAATGTTGTGGCCT AAATTATTCGCCAATCGTGACTACGTGTACAATCGGAGATTTTTCGTGGAACGGTCCAAGAAAGTAATCGTGATTGTTAATAAGAGCGTTCAACATCCGAAGTGTCCTCTGAAACCAAACAACCAGCGTGTTGACGAGTATTGGAGCTTCATGGTCATCAAACCGACGATTAGTTTTACGAAGCCGGGTGTTTCGTTTATTCTGACTTATTTCGATAATCCTGGTTTGTCAATCCCAAGGTACATTACGACCTGGGTAGCGAAAAAGCAAATGCCAGATTTCTTGCATCAATTGCACAAAGCAACAATTAACTATGCGGCAGCCAAAAAGCAGAATGAAACAAGAATA GTTGAGTTCTGGGACAAACATCGTGATCCCGGTTTTGAATATCCTCCCGATTGGCTACCCGGTTTCAGCAGCGAGGATTATCTAGACGCACAGAACAAAAACGATACCAGCACTACGTTACAAGAAG CTAATGTGAACACTAACCCGGTCGCAATCGGTATGGCACTTAGCAACAAAAACAGAACCGATACTGCGCAGCCTCACACCAAAGCGTACACTAGCAACCAGGTTCTAAACCAGCAAGTAGTGTCACTAGAGACTTCTCCAGTGCCAGGTGCCGCCGCAatcacaacaacaacagcagcaccgCCATCCTCGGTATCGCCATCAACAACGCAGGACGATTGTGGGGCGCAAAAAACTTCTTGGTGGAGTTATCTCTACTCATATCTGTATTTTATTTAA
- the LOC129724550 gene encoding stAR-related lipid transfer protein 7, mitochondrial isoform X2 — protein sequence MKLFSKSLIVGKINRYLRKNVKDQSPNILRLWATQCEFVFAQKLRRSQQIFALYAKIWEERALRELLRRFRGQVQRHAKGFLLSSATLLAFDWDRERIEYEDIEDYFEDFNFLDRLQKETIYCPRCQRRKEIDCRVEGIRYCCCPKNVTGLMSKEKNEFTVWEPYIEQKSMITWRREVKPGLFAYKVYVEYPDITAEDFLHVQTDVEYRKKWDNTAVSLEIVDEDTAKGSNSHIIYWEMLWPKLFANRDYVYNRRFFVERSKKVIVIVNKSVQHPKCPLKPNNQRVDEYWSFMVIKPTISFTKPGVSFILTYFDNPGLSIPRYITTWVAKKQMPDFLHQLHKATINYAAAKKQNETRIVEFWDKHRDPGFEYPPDWLPGFSSEDYLDAQNKNDTSTTLQEAVEKKLKFWRYIIFRIK from the exons ATGAAGCTGTTCAGTAAATCGCTGATAGTGGGTAAAATCAATCgatatttacgaaaaaatgtgaaagATCAATCGCCCAACATTCTGCGACTGTGGGCCACCCAGTGTGAGTTCGTGTTCGCTCAGAAGTTGCGGAGAAGCCAACAGATCTTCGCTTTGTACGCCAAAATATGGGAAGAACGAGCCTTACGGGAATTGCTGCGCCGTTTCCGCGGACAG GTTCAGCGCCATGCAAAAGGTTTTTTGCTCTCATCAGCAACGTTGTTGGCCTTTGACTGGGATCGGGAACGGATCGAATATGAAGACATTGAGGACTACTTTGAAGATTTCAATTTCCTTGATCGGCTGCAGAAGGAAACGATCTATTGTCCACGTTGTCAGCGACGGAAAGAAATTGATTGCCGGGTTGAGGGAATCCGTTATTGTTGCTGTCCTAAAAATGTTACTGGTTTGATGTCGAAGGAGAAAAACGAATTTACTGTCTGGGAACCATACATCGAACAGAAGAGTATGATCACTTGGCGCCGGGAGGTGAAACCCGGTTTGTTTGCATATAAAG TTTATGTGGAGTATCCAGACATTACGGCAGAAGACTTTCTACACGTTCAAACTGATGTTGAGTATAGGAAAAAATGGGATAATACAGCAGTCAGCTTGGAAATTGTAGACGAAGACACAGCCAAGGGCTCGAACAGTCACATAATCTATTGGGAAATGTTGTGGCCT AAATTATTCGCCAATCGTGACTACGTGTACAATCGGAGATTTTTCGTGGAACGGTCCAAGAAAGTAATCGTGATTGTTAATAAGAGCGTTCAACATCCGAAGTGTCCTCTGAAACCAAACAACCAGCGTGTTGACGAGTATTGGAGCTTCATGGTCATCAAACCGACGATTAGTTTTACGAAGCCGGGTGTTTCGTTTATTCTGACTTATTTCGATAATCCTGGTTTGTCAATCCCAAGGTACATTACGACCTGGGTAGCGAAAAAGCAAATGCCAGATTTCTTGCATCAATTGCACAAAGCAACAATTAACTATGCGGCAGCCAAAAAGCAGAATGAAACAAGAATA GTTGAGTTCTGGGACAAACATCGTGATCCCGGTTTTGAATATCCTCCCGATTGGCTACCCGGTTTCAGCAGCGAGGATTATCTAGACGCACAGAACAAAAACGATACCAGCACTACGTTACAAGAAG CGgttgaaaagaaattaaaattttggcGGTACATTATATTTAGAATCAAGTAG